From a region of the Marinomonas mediterranea MMB-1 genome:
- a CDS encoding acetyltransferase yields MKFSCIVQNVLGRFPLLRPLVGLISFLFMCFNVLFWAGGLHIIAIGFLFPRRFNESKVNETCNQCFAGWIRTSYWWFNKVLGVEWQFDDGMKRDSASWHLSIANHQSWVDVFIILSQLEGRVVPPRVFMKQALFWIPLIGTATRIMGFPFMKRHSKEKLIKRPELAGEDLETTRRSCKRFAKTPNTVLSFVEGTRYTERKHRQQSSPYGRLLKPKAGGIGFVLKAMPGKFEDIIDINVVYPHKQNSFWDLLCGRLAAAKVSVRNIAIPAFLKEPDTDPLGRDREAFFSWFNQYWYEKDRRLDAEIKTWEQELAREKRSQTRESSAMK; encoded by the coding sequence ATGAAGTTTAGTTGTATCGTACAAAATGTGCTGGGCCGTTTTCCTTTACTGAGGCCGCTTGTTGGGTTGATTTCCTTTTTGTTCATGTGTTTCAACGTATTGTTTTGGGCGGGCGGGCTTCATATTATCGCCATTGGCTTTTTATTTCCTCGCCGTTTTAACGAGTCGAAGGTCAATGAGACTTGTAACCAATGTTTTGCGGGTTGGATTCGCACGAGTTACTGGTGGTTTAACAAAGTACTCGGCGTAGAGTGGCAGTTTGATGACGGTATGAAACGTGATTCCGCTTCATGGCATTTGTCCATCGCAAATCATCAAAGTTGGGTCGATGTCTTTATTATATTGTCTCAGCTTGAAGGGCGCGTCGTGCCACCTCGCGTCTTCATGAAGCAGGCCTTGTTTTGGATTCCGTTAATTGGGACCGCGACGCGGATTATGGGCTTTCCATTTATGAAGCGTCATAGCAAAGAAAAGCTTATCAAGCGTCCCGAATTAGCGGGAGAAGATTTAGAAACAACACGGCGTTCGTGTAAACGATTCGCCAAAACGCCCAATACCGTACTAAGCTTTGTTGAAGGAACTCGCTATACTGAACGAAAGCACCGTCAGCAAAGCTCGCCCTATGGACGGTTATTAAAACCAAAAGCGGGTGGCATAGGTTTTGTTCTCAAAGCGATGCCCGGTAAATTTGAAGACATTATTGATATTAATGTCGTATACCCTCATAAGCAGAACAGTTTTTGGGATTTGCTATGTGGCAGGCTTGCAGCAGCGAAAGTATCAGTACGAAATATTGCGATCCCCGCGTTTCTTAAAGAGCCGGATACCGATCCGCTAGGCCGAGACCGAGAAGCGTTTTTTAGTTGGTTTAATCAATATTGGTATGAGAAAGATCGTAGACTAGACGCTGAAATAAAAACCTGGGAACAGGAGCTAGCGCGAGAGAAACGCAGCCAAACTAGGGAAAGTTCTGCGATGAAGTAA
- a CDS encoding NUDIX domain-containing protein has protein sequence MPIMRTYSQQDVEVVNDECVYDGFFKMHKQNLRHKKFNGEWSEIFTREMMVRDDAVCVLLFDPIRDKILLIEQFRPCLPKSESPWLIELVAGMVEEGENDEEVARRESFEEAGVEVKRLEYMFKFVPSPGGLVEYLRMYAAEFDASKVDLNRSHGLDSENEDIKLHLFSSQEAIALLEEDIENASTIMGLQWFALNKNKLMKKWVDEV, from the coding sequence ATGCCAATCATGCGAACATACTCTCAACAAGATGTTGAAGTTGTAAATGACGAATGTGTTTACGACGGTTTCTTTAAAATGCATAAGCAAAATCTTCGCCATAAAAAGTTTAACGGCGAGTGGAGCGAAATCTTTACCCGTGAAATGATGGTGCGAGACGATGCAGTGTGCGTGCTTCTATTTGACCCAATACGAGATAAAATTCTTCTGATTGAGCAGTTTAGGCCTTGCCTCCCTAAAAGCGAGTCTCCGTGGTTAATTGAACTGGTTGCTGGCATGGTAGAAGAAGGCGAGAATGACGAAGAGGTTGCTCGTCGTGAATCTTTTGAGGAAGCGGGCGTAGAAGTGAAGCGTTTAGAATATATGTTCAAATTTGTCCCTTCACCAGGTGGCCTAGTAGAATATCTTCGCATGTATGCAGCGGAATTTGATGCCTCAAAAGTTGACCTTAATCGATCTCATGGACTCGATTCAGAAAATGAAGATATCAAGTTGCATCTTTTTTCCAGTCAGGAGGCCATTGCCCTGTTGGAGGAAGACATTGAAAACGCAAGTACTATAATGGGATTACAGTGGTTTGCTCTCAATAAGAATAAGTTAATGAAAAAGTGGGTTGATGAAGTTTAG
- the cysC gene encoding adenylyl-sulfate kinase encodes MTPCIWITGLSASGKSTFAQALKEKLDKQSVSSYILDGDELRKGLCSDLSLTPEDRSENIRRMAHVAKIVSNTGTIPICAIISPYINDRENARKLFEESNFIEIYLSTKIEVCAARDPKGLYMKAKQGKIKGMTGIDAPYEAPINPELTFDTAIEELDEMVNQLLEVLLRKKQLSTNTNAGALNHIL; translated from the coding sequence ATGACACCTTGTATTTGGATAACAGGCCTTTCTGCGTCAGGTAAATCTACTTTTGCACAGGCACTAAAAGAAAAACTCGATAAACAAAGCGTTAGTAGCTATATACTTGATGGTGATGAACTAAGAAAGGGGCTATGCAGCGACTTATCCTTGACGCCAGAAGACAGAAGCGAAAATATAAGACGGATGGCTCACGTTGCCAAAATTGTCAGCAATACTGGAACCATTCCGATCTGTGCCATTATTTCGCCGTATATTAATGATAGAGAAAATGCTCGAAAATTGTTTGAAGAGAGCAATTTTATTGAAATTTACCTATCAACTAAAATCGAAGTTTGCGCAGCTCGTGACCCCAAAGGCCTATACATGAAGGCCAAACAAGGAAAGATAAAAGGAATGACAGGCATAGATGCCCCTTACGAGGCACCTATAAATCCAGAACTAACCTTCGATACGGCGATTGAAGAACTTGATGAGATGGTAAATCAACTTCTAGAGGTTTTATTAAGAAAGAAACAACTTAGCACTAATACCAATGCTGGCGCTCTAAATCACATACTCTAA
- a CDS encoding SDR family oxidoreductase has translation MSVVKTLFSLQGKNILITGGSGHIAKTVARAFYSCGANLILIDQNEDALREAKDDLLKAGTDEQHIYISRVDLENGSEVSRFLQEINDGYSTLDVLINAAAFVGSRDLDGWAVPFLEQSVDTWRRCLEVNLTAPFTLIQGVFHLMNNAKSPSIINVSSIYGQVGPDMSLYHGTDMGNPAAYGASKAGLAQLTRWLCTSLPSKFRVNTITPGGVERGQDIHFKARYCEKTTTGRMAKEEDLVGTFMLLASDAGSYITGQDIAIDGGWTAK, from the coding sequence ATGAGCGTTGTAAAAACATTATTTAGTTTACAGGGCAAAAATATCTTAATAACGGGTGGTTCTGGTCATATTGCCAAAACTGTCGCTCGAGCGTTTTACTCTTGTGGAGCAAATTTGATTCTCATTGACCAAAATGAGGATGCTCTACGTGAGGCTAAGGATGACTTACTTAAGGCTGGCACTGATGAGCAGCATATCTATATTTCAAGAGTTGATTTAGAAAATGGGTCTGAGGTAAGCCGGTTTTTACAAGAAATAAATGATGGATATAGTACGCTTGATGTGCTTATAAATGCGGCTGCATTTGTTGGCTCCAGAGACTTGGATGGGTGGGCTGTACCATTTCTTGAACAATCTGTTGATACTTGGCGACGTTGTCTCGAGGTGAATCTCACAGCCCCATTTACCTTAATTCAAGGTGTGTTTCACCTGATGAATAATGCAAAATCACCTAGTATAATTAATGTTAGCTCGATCTATGGACAGGTAGGTCCTGATATGAGTCTATACCATGGAACGGATATGGGTAACCCGGCCGCATATGGGGCAAGTAAGGCTGGTTTAGCTCAGTTAACTCGATGGTTATGCACATCCTTGCCGTCTAAATTCCGAGTTAATACTATTACTCCAGGAGGCGTAGAAAGAGGTCAAGATATTCATTTTAAAGCCCGTTATTGCGAAAAAACTACAACTGGACGAATGGCAAAGGAAGAGGATTTGGTCGGAACTTTTATGTTATTAGCAAGCGACGCAGGAAGTTATATTACTGGTCAGGATATTGCTATCGACGGCGGCTGGACAGCAAAGTAA
- a CDS encoding acylneuraminate cytidylyltransferase family protein has translation MFAFIFARGGSKGVKKKNIRVLGEKPLICWSIDLANRMEFVDSTYVSTDDSEISEVSTRNGAMLIKRPDYLASDSAPEWLAWQHAVNYLIEEGSATPNDIFISLPATSPLRTYDDINGAYQKYVEVDSDIVVTGVLSHRNPYFNMLKKGDSGYGLVIPSDVSRRQDAPECYDITTVCYVTSFKHIQSAKGVLDGKVELHSVSQRSALDIDTEQDFRLAEFLLQEMV, from the coding sequence GTGTTTGCCTTTATTTTTGCTAGAGGGGGCTCTAAAGGGGTTAAGAAGAAGAATATCCGTGTATTGGGCGAAAAGCCTTTAATATGCTGGTCTATAGATCTTGCTAATCGTATGGAGTTTGTAGACTCTACTTATGTATCGACCGATGATAGCGAGATTTCAGAGGTTTCCACTCGTAACGGGGCTATGCTTATAAAACGTCCAGATTATTTAGCGTCTGATTCTGCACCTGAGTGGTTAGCATGGCAGCATGCCGTGAATTATCTTATTGAGGAGGGGAGCGCGACCCCGAACGATATTTTTATTTCTTTACCTGCCACATCCCCCCTTAGAACGTATGATGATATAAATGGGGCTTATCAAAAATATGTTGAAGTAGACTCTGATATTGTCGTTACAGGTGTTTTGTCTCATAGAAACCCGTATTTCAATATGCTTAAAAAGGGAGATTCAGGTTATGGGCTTGTTATTCCATCCGACGTTTCTCGCCGTCAAGATGCTCCCGAATGTTATGACATTACGACAGTGTGCTATGTTACGAGTTTTAAACATATACAAAGTGCGAAGGGCGTCTTAGACGGTAAAGTAGAGTTGCATAGTGTAAGCCAACGTTCCGCACTAGATATAGATACCGAACAAGATTTTAGGCTGGCTGAATTCTTATTGCAGGAGATGGTATGA
- a CDS encoding Gfo/Idh/MocA family protein has protein sequence MIIVESYAVIGLGNIAERHRKNLKTLFPSSKIYALSASGRQISETISFCDDVLDSIEEIIALNVKFVIVASPASLHTQHSLLLIQAGIPVLIEKPLSLCSQDALKIKEASDVFNTPVSVGYCLRYLSSSDVVKNYIQEGKIGTLFHVSVDTGQYLPDWRPNKALSETVSTKSELGGGVLFELSHEFDYLMWLLGPLKVKSAILDTSDILALDVEDSVDIILKSDKNVTINVHLDFLQRKAHRYCRFKGSQGTIEWDLINNRVFLLSPYEKELVFSDDTVNSNSMYLSMLLDFIGQIDNSINYRSNFFDAIEVVTVIEKIKSNDF, from the coding sequence ATGATAATAGTCGAGTCATATGCCGTTATTGGGCTAGGAAATATTGCTGAGCGTCATAGAAAAAATCTGAAAACCTTATTTCCTAGCTCGAAAATCTATGCTCTTAGTGCCAGTGGACGTCAGATTAGTGAAACGATTAGTTTTTGTGATGATGTTTTAGACTCTATTGAAGAGATCATTGCACTTAATGTTAAGTTTGTGATCGTTGCTTCTCCTGCCTCATTGCATACTCAACACTCTTTACTCCTTATTCAGGCTGGTATACCTGTGCTAATTGAGAAGCCTTTATCGCTCTGCTCTCAAGATGCACTTAAAATTAAAGAAGCGTCTGATGTTTTTAATACGCCAGTATCAGTCGGTTACTGCTTACGCTACTTGTCTTCTTCTGATGTAGTTAAGAATTATATACAGGAAGGAAAGATCGGAACTTTATTTCATGTATCTGTCGATACGGGTCAGTATTTGCCTGATTGGCGACCTAACAAAGCGCTTAGTGAAACGGTGTCAACGAAATCTGAGCTGGGTGGTGGAGTGTTATTCGAGCTTAGCCATGAGTTTGACTACCTAATGTGGCTATTAGGTCCTCTTAAAGTGAAATCTGCAATATTAGACACGAGTGACATTCTAGCACTGGATGTTGAAGATTCTGTAGATATTATTTTAAAATCTGACAAAAATGTGACTATAAATGTACATTTAGATTTTCTTCAACGAAAAGCACATCGTTACTGCCGATTCAAAGGAAGCCAAGGAACAATCGAGTGGGATTTAATAAATAATCGAGTTTTTTTATTATCTCCCTATGAAAAGGAGCTTGTTTTCTCTGATGATACGGTAAATTCAAATAGTATGTATCTTTCTATGTTGCTTGATTTTATAGGTCAGATAGATAACAGCATTAACTATAGAAGTAATTTTTTTGATGCTATTGAAGTCGTCACAGTCATCGAAAAAATAAAATCGAATGATTTTTAG
- a CDS encoding nucleotidyltransferase family protein, giving the protein MNWGQIILKSEDTIQKALEIINSEALRIALVVDDNEKLIGVITDGDIRRGILNGLSLTESVGAVMTTNPVTAEVGTSKRKLSNIMGEKGILSIPLIDDFGKIAGLETLHSVSRKSIYKNPVFIMAGGFGTRLRPLTDSCPKPMLHIVDRPILEITLKSFIKAGFERFYISTHYMPEKITEHFGDGSKFGVEINYIYENEPLGTGGALGLLPEKADKSLPLILINGDILTNVDFQSLLDFHNTNNAEATMCVREYDYQIPYGVIEGVGSRVVDIKEKPIQRFFVNAGIYVLSPNIYSSVPSNHHLDMPELLERNMNANKDVLMFPIHEYWLDIGRMEDFNRAQSDIHSLKL; this is encoded by the coding sequence ATGAATTGGGGCCAAATTATTTTAAAATCTGAGGATACAATTCAAAAGGCGTTGGAAATTATTAATAGTGAGGCACTAAGAATCGCTCTTGTTGTAGATGACAATGAAAAGCTAATTGGTGTTATTACTGATGGTGATATTCGTCGCGGAATTTTAAATGGTTTGTCTCTTACTGAATCGGTAGGTGCAGTAATGACAACGAATCCCGTAACAGCAGAAGTTGGTACGAGTAAGCGTAAGTTAAGTAATATTATGGGTGAAAAAGGCATTTTATCGATTCCATTAATAGATGATTTTGGGAAAATAGCAGGGTTAGAAACCTTGCATAGTGTTTCTCGAAAGTCTATCTATAAGAATCCTGTTTTTATTATGGCTGGAGGCTTTGGAACTCGCTTGCGTCCGCTTACTGATTCATGTCCAAAACCAATGCTACATATTGTCGATAGACCAATTTTGGAAATTACTTTAAAAAGTTTTATCAAAGCGGGTTTTGAGCGGTTTTATATCTCAACTCATTATATGCCCGAAAAAATAACGGAACATTTTGGCGATGGCTCTAAATTTGGAGTTGAAATAAATTATATTTATGAAAATGAGCCTCTAGGAACTGGGGGAGCTTTAGGGTTATTACCTGAAAAGGCTGATAAAAGCCTTCCTTTGATATTAATTAATGGCGATATTTTAACAAATGTTGATTTTCAGAGTTTACTAGATTTTCACAATACGAATAATGCGGAAGCGACAATGTGTGTTCGGGAGTATGACTACCAAATTCCTTATGGTGTGATAGAAGGTGTAGGCAGCAGAGTTGTTGATATAAAAGAGAAACCTATACAGCGTTTTTTCGTAAATGCAGGTATCTATGTGCTTTCTCCAAATATATATAGCTCTGTTCCAAGTAATCATCATTTGGATATGCCAGAGCTATTGGAACGTAATATGAACGCGAATAAAGACGTACTCATGTTCCCCATACATGAATATTGGCTTGATATTGGTCGAATGGAAGATTTTAATCGAGCTCAGTCTGATATCCATTCTTTAAAGCTATGA
- a CDS encoding acetyltransferase — translation MLNDDNFPLILIGGGGHASVLADILISQGREIAAVVSPEISNVRRILADTLHIESDEQILKFDNQSVRLVNGIGLMPNSQNRKKAHQYFVSLGYRFETVVSDSALISTHGCIGKGAQVLSRAVVNTGSYIGENSIVNTSSVVEHDCSIGEGNHIATNATLCGHVVTGDDVFIGANATIIQGVTIGASSIIGAGVVVTRDVAPKSILYAPKSHISTLGNR, via the coding sequence TTGTTGAATGATGATAATTTCCCCCTTATCTTAATTGGCGGAGGTGGCCACGCCTCTGTTCTTGCAGATATTCTCATTTCTCAAGGTCGTGAGATAGCAGCGGTTGTTTCTCCGGAGATTTCTAATGTTAGGCGTATTCTTGCCGATACACTTCATATAGAGTCCGACGAGCAAATATTGAAATTTGACAATCAAAGTGTACGTTTGGTGAATGGAATAGGGCTAATGCCTAATTCTCAAAACAGAAAAAAGGCTCATCAGTATTTCGTGTCATTAGGTTATCGATTTGAAACTGTTGTTTCTGACAGTGCGTTAATATCGACTCATGGCTGTATTGGCAAGGGAGCACAAGTGTTATCTCGTGCTGTTGTCAATACTGGATCATACATAGGAGAAAATAGCATCGTGAATACATCCTCTGTGGTAGAGCATGATTGTTCTATTGGGGAAGGTAACCATATTGCTACTAATGCAACATTATGTGGTCATGTTGTTACTGGTGATGATGTCTTTATCGGTGCCAATGCGACAATAATTCAAGGTGTGACTATTGGAGCGTCTTCTATCATTGGAGCTGGTGTCGTTGTAACGAGAGATGTTGCGCCTAAAAGTATACTCTACGCACCTAAGTCGCACATTAGCACACTTGGCAATAGATAA
- the neuB gene encoding N-acetylneuraminate synthase gives MTLIIAEAGVNHNGDEKLAFELVKAASEAGADIVKFQTFKAESLVSIHGKQAEYQRKSMGVEESQLSMLKRLELPFDTYIALAKYCAELGIEFLSTAFDSESLSFLVNNLALKRLKIPSGELTNAPFLLEHARTGCDLILSTGMASIDEIEAALGVLAFGMLSETDKAPSKLLFEQAYSSKDGKRLLKDKVTILHCTSAYPAPVTDINLRAINTLNATFGLRVGYSDHSKGIAISTAAVACGATVIEKHFTLDKNMEGPDHKASLEPKELSAMVNAIREVEQGLGHAIKAPTASELENKDVSRKSLVAQTAIIAGESFTKENVVIKRPGNGMSPYLYWSLLDKQATKDYLPGDLIVE, from the coding sequence ATGACGTTAATAATTGCAGAAGCTGGTGTAAATCATAATGGCGATGAAAAGTTAGCATTTGAACTGGTAAAAGCTGCCTCTGAAGCTGGCGCGGATATTGTCAAGTTTCAGACCTTTAAAGCTGAAAGTCTAGTGTCTATTCATGGTAAACAAGCAGAATATCAACGCAAAAGTATGGGGGTTGAAGAGTCTCAATTGTCCATGTTAAAGCGGTTGGAGTTGCCTTTTGACACTTATATAGCATTAGCTAAATATTGTGCTGAGCTAGGGATTGAATTTTTATCTACTGCTTTTGATTCTGAAAGTTTATCATTCCTTGTTAATAATTTAGCGCTTAAACGCTTAAAAATTCCGTCGGGTGAGCTGACTAATGCGCCTTTCTTACTGGAGCATGCTCGAACGGGGTGTGATCTTATATTATCGACTGGAATGGCATCAATTGATGAAATCGAAGCAGCACTTGGCGTGTTGGCATTTGGTATGTTATCGGAAACAGATAAAGCGCCTTCAAAGCTATTGTTTGAACAAGCATACTCCTCTAAAGATGGAAAGCGTTTGCTGAAAGATAAAGTCACTATACTACACTGTACTTCTGCTTATCCCGCTCCAGTTACCGATATTAACTTACGAGCTATCAATACGCTAAATGCTACTTTTGGATTAAGAGTGGGGTATTCTGATCATAGTAAGGGAATAGCAATATCAACTGCTGCGGTAGCCTGTGGTGCGACGGTAATAGAGAAACACTTTACTCTAGATAAAAATATGGAAGGTCCTGATCATAAAGCGTCTCTAGAACCAAAAGAGTTATCAGCTATGGTCAATGCCATTCGCGAAGTAGAGCAAGGACTAGGTCATGCGATTAAGGCCCCTACCGCCTCAGAACTCGAAAATAAAGATGTCTCTAGAAAAAGCTTGGTGGCTCAGACTGCTATTATTGCGGGGGAGTCTTTTACTAAAGAGAATGTTGTCATTAAAAGGCCTGGAAATGGTATGTCCCCCTACCTTTATTGGAGTTTATTAGATAAACAAGCAACGAAAGATTACCTTCCAGGGGACTTGATTGTTGAATGA
- the neuC gene encoding UDP-N-acetylglucosamine 2-epimerase → MKEYPKKVAVFTGTRAEYGLLFWLLKDMKADTEFELQLIVSGAHLSPEFGLTYKQIENDGFDIDEKIECLLSSNTAIGVAKSFGLSVIGICDALSRLKPDFMVVLGDRYETLAAAQASMFLHIPILHIHGGEVTEGAYDDVIRHSLSKLSTLHCTSTESHRHRVIQLGEHPNRVCNVGALGLDNLRRLELLSRDELSTSINFKLNRPYFIVTYHPVTYGEEDPKETMVALLESLDLFPDHQILLTYPNADEGGRAVIPLLEDYAASQPDRVACFKSLGQLRYLSAVKYSSAVIGNSSSGIIEVPSFSRPTVNIGIRQKGRESATSVIHANVNKHAIVSAINQALECYSDLELNPALNPYDKGDASSEVIKLLKSFNSKDLKSFYDISFDPQ, encoded by the coding sequence ATGAAAGAATATCCTAAAAAAGTAGCTGTTTTTACGGGAACACGAGCAGAGTATGGGCTTCTGTTTTGGCTTCTCAAAGACATGAAGGCTGATACAGAGTTTGAGTTGCAATTGATTGTTTCAGGGGCGCACCTTTCACCTGAGTTTGGATTAACTTATAAACAGATCGAAAACGATGGGTTTGATATAGATGAGAAGATTGAATGCCTGTTGTCATCAAATACTGCTATTGGTGTTGCTAAAAGTTTTGGGTTGTCCGTGATAGGTATATGTGATGCTTTGTCTAGATTAAAGCCGGATTTCATGGTAGTTCTTGGTGACCGCTATGAGACCTTAGCGGCTGCTCAAGCCTCAATGTTTTTACATATTCCAATTTTACATATACATGGTGGGGAAGTGACCGAAGGCGCATATGACGATGTCATTAGGCACTCTCTTTCAAAGTTGAGCACGTTACATTGCACATCAACGGAGAGTCATCGCCATAGAGTTATTCAGCTTGGTGAGCACCCAAATAGAGTTTGCAATGTGGGGGCACTAGGATTAGACAACCTGCGTCGCCTGGAACTTCTTTCTAGAGATGAGCTTTCAACTTCAATCAACTTCAAGCTTAATAGGCCGTACTTTATCGTGACTTATCACCCTGTAACTTATGGGGAGGAGGATCCAAAGGAGACGATGGTAGCGCTATTAGAGTCTTTAGATCTGTTCCCTGATCATCAAATACTCCTTACATATCCTAACGCTGATGAAGGCGGAAGAGCTGTTATCCCATTACTTGAGGATTATGCTGCTAGCCAACCAGATCGCGTCGCTTGTTTTAAATCGTTAGGGCAGTTACGTTATCTTAGTGCTGTTAAGTATTCTAGCGCTGTTATTGGGAATTCTTCGAGCGGTATTATCGAGGTGCCGTCTTTTAGTAGGCCAACAGTAAATATAGGAATACGACAAAAAGGGCGTGAGTCAGCAACGAGCGTTATCCATGCAAATGTAAATAAACACGCCATTGTTAGTGCTATCAATCAGGCACTCGAATGCTACTCGGACCTGGAGCTCAACCCTGCCCTCAACCCATATGATAAGGGAGATGCGAGTTCCGAGGTTATTAAGCTTCTAAAGTCTTTTAACTCTAAAGACCTTAAGTCTTTTTATGATATTAGTTTTGACCCTCAGTAA
- a CDS encoding LegC family aminotransferase, with amino-acid sequence MENLSVIKFIRNLYQTNSNIPLHAPIFYEKEKSYVAEVIDSTFVSSVGRYVDEFERRIEAFTGAEKAIATVNGTAALHTALYLAGVADGDLVLTQALTFVATCNAIRYLGADPIFIDISMDSLGMCPVALEEYLEQNAYTNDKGCFHKLNDRAIKAILPMHTFGHPVDLDSLVATCNKWGLTLIEDAAESLGSFYKGIHTGLHGDFSAISFNGNKIITTGGGGMLLCNRVAMQERAKHITTTAKVAHSYEYYHDELAFNYRMPNLNAALGCAQIDSLQKIIADKREIASCYEAFFENSNLNFVSEPKYAKSNYWLNAVIFPNKVARDVFLNETNQNGIFTRPVWRLMNELPMFSQSLKGPLNNSEYIQDRLVNLPSSSRNLQKDTE; translated from the coding sequence ATGGAAAATTTGTCAGTAATAAAATTTATTAGAAACCTATATCAAACGAATAGTAATATTCCATTACATGCCCCTATATTTTACGAAAAAGAAAAATCATACGTAGCGGAAGTAATAGACAGTACATTCGTTTCTTCTGTAGGGCGCTATGTCGACGAATTTGAGCGCAGAATTGAAGCTTTTACTGGCGCCGAAAAAGCAATCGCAACGGTAAATGGTACGGCGGCACTTCATACTGCTTTGTATCTAGCTGGTGTCGCTGATGGAGATTTAGTTCTTACACAGGCTCTGACTTTTGTTGCTACTTGTAATGCCATTCGGTATTTAGGCGCAGATCCTATCTTTATCGATATATCTATGGATAGTCTAGGTATGTGTCCTGTCGCGCTCGAAGAGTATTTGGAGCAGAACGCCTACACAAACGATAAAGGGTGTTTCCATAAGCTTAATGATCGTGCAATCAAAGCAATATTACCTATGCATACTTTTGGTCACCCAGTTGATTTAGACTCCTTAGTTGCGACATGCAATAAGTGGGGGTTAACGTTGATTGAAGACGCTGCAGAAAGTTTAGGTTCATTTTATAAAGGCATTCATACCGGATTGCATGGCGATTTTTCAGCAATAAGTTTTAATGGCAATAAGATCATTACTACTGGCGGTGGTGGTATGCTGCTATGTAATAGAGTCGCGATGCAGGAAAGAGCCAAACATATTACTACAACTGCTAAAGTTGCTCATTCTTATGAATATTATCATGATGAACTTGCTTTTAATTATAGAATGCCAAATCTCAATGCGGCTTTAGGTTGTGCTCAAATAGACTCATTGCAGAAAATAATAGCAGATAAAAGAGAGATAGCTTCTTGTTATGAAGCTTTTTTTGAGAATAGCAATTTGAACTTTGTTAGTGAGCCAAAATACGCTAAGTCTAATTACTGGTTGAACGCCGTAATATTCCCCAATAAAGTAGCTCGCGATGTCTTTCTGAATGAAACGAATCAAAATGGTATCTTTACTCGACCTGTATGGAGGCTGATGAATGAATTACCTATGTTTTCGCAGTCTCTAAAAGGCCCACTTAATAATTCTGAATACATTCAAGATCGACTGGTTAACTTACCTAGTTCCTCAAGGAATCTACAGAAGGATACTGAATGA